GCAAGACAAGTTCAAGTGTATGCATTTCTTCCGGTTCCAACAGTTCTTTAACGGTTCCGGGGACCAGACCAaatccggaccaataagctattgcgTGGGTCGGTTCCGGTTCCTAACAGGACGGTTTCAGTCCGATTACCGATTtcggtccaaaattgacacccctagtttggtatcgtttatggagcatgtttctatttaaaaaagattgaaaaaccccaaaacccaagaacaaaaaatagaTCGAAAGCCGTTTATGGTTTTTCGTTGAAAATCACTTTTGCCCATTTATGCGGggactttaatgagcacatgctcaTAGTTCTCAAAATCGAAGGGCAAGAGCATCATTTCCTTGTTTAATAAGAAATATTGACCCTCCTCCATTAAGGAGATCACTACTGCCATCAAGTCTTGGAAGCCAAACAAGTCGGCTGGCCCTAATAGGTTCGCTATTGAATTTTTCCTTTCTCCCTGAGACATTGTTAAAGATGATCTATTTAAAGCTATTTAGAGTTTTTTCATTCACCCTAGTCTAATTAAGTTAGTCAACCAGAACGTTATCTGTTTCATTCCCAAGGTTCTTGGTCTGGAATTTGACGTCGATTTTAGGCCTATCTCTCTCGGTAACATCGTTTGCAAAATCTTTGTCAAAATCTTTGCTAATAGACTCAAGCTTGTAATTGATAGCCTTGTTAGCGACTCTCAAACTGCTTTCATTTCTGGCAAAAGCATTGGTGATAACATTCCATTGTGCACGGAACTAGTTAAAGATTTtaatcaaaagaaccacccccTACTACTCTAATGAAGCttgacatccacaaagcttttgactctATCAGATGGTAATACATCAGAGATTTCATGTCTGAAATGAAATTTCCGCATCTCTTTATAACTTGGGTCCATGTCTGCATCTCTTCACCCAAATTCTCAACCCTCAAATGGAAGTGGATTCTTGACCACTTTAATGGGAAGACTTGCATTGACTCTCTTGAAAAGCTTGCTTTTGATGCTTTGATTTATCATATATGGAAAGAGCACAATATTAGGCTTTAGACAGGAAACTCTAGATCCCAAGTTCAAATCCTGGCCTTCATCACTTTTGATGTGCACTCCAAAATATCCATCTTGCAAGGTATCTCTTCCACGTGGAATCATCATCCGATCCCCAATTCTTGTTCACCTTGGATGATTGTATTGGATGAACTTTGACCTCGTATGATTGTGTTGGGTGAGCAAGATATCGGTTTGATGCCTAGATCTACTCTTTGATTTGGGCTGTGCATCTTTCattgtatttttatattttctttttcttttttgccccCCTCCCTCCAAAATTCTTTTCCTCTCACCTTTTTGGGGGATAAAACCAATGAATtttgggaaaccctaaaataactTTCGTCCATCAATACCAACCTAATTGGGGATTCGTCAACCAATCCAGGAAACATTAAAAATACAttttggaaagaaaggaagaagccaACTTTGAAGTGGAACACTAGATATCAACAccagaggagagaaagaggaggggaaaaggggaaaataatgaaaagaaaGCAGAAATAGTAAGTGATTGCCTCTAACAGTGCCCAAGATGTTGCAGTAGAGCTTGCCATCCTGGAGTCTGTTCGTCACTAATTCGGACAATAAAAGCAATGCAAATTAAACAAGAACTTGAGAGTGAATTATCACCTACTTAGTTAGGAGATGatcaaaaaaatggaaatgtgGGGGTTTTCCTTTTATAATTCAAGAGATTTGTACGTGAAACAAATATCGTTGTTTGTAATgacttctcttgtctcttcgtATACGATACTTCATTGTcatactctctctttctcgagGGGTTAGCAATCCTACCACTGGTTCGCACCCCAATGTTGTCCCTAGGTTCGCTATTCTGATTTCTGCGCCAAAAATCCTAACAATTACTCCTACAGACGTACACACAAAACTACTAAAAAGACGAAAACCAACTTGTAATTTGGAAGGTACTCCACTATTCATCAACGAaagtttccttcttttcttcaaagTAAATCATATTCCACATGGCAGCTGGTGACAAGCCAGGTGGCATCTAGTCATACATTCCTTACTTTAATTAAGATATTTTATGAAGATTTTATCGATCCAGATTCCAAGAAAAGCAGAagctgaaaaataaaaaactcagaACCTTATCTGTTGTTGTGCCCATGGCTTCCCATGCTCTTCAGTTCCTCCTCTCTCGCACAAAGCCTCTTCATCTTAGTTTGAACCATCAGATCCCTCAGACCGTGAATCCTTCGCTGCTAACTTTCCATAACGTCGTCCGTCAAAAAACCTTCTTCACCCAATGTGCTTGGAATTCAAATTCAGTGCCTCAGATCGATTCGCCCAACCCGAACTCAGATTCGAACGAGGATAGAGAAGCTGAAGGCTTTCAGATAGAAAAGCGAAGAAAATCTGTGATACTTCAAGACAGAAAATCCCGAGTGGGACTGGTAAAGCCCGAGCCCCCTAATTTCGAGATTGGTTGGAAGAGAACGAAAGAGATACAAACGGAGAAGCCGAAAGGATACGTGATCGCCGACGTCTTGGAGAAGTTAGAGTTTCTGATGGGGACAGAGTATGGTTCAGAGGAGCTTCTGGCGAAAACAGGGGAAATTGTGGCGGAGAGAGCTCGAGAAGAGGCGGAGATACTGAGAGAGGAAGGAGCGGTGGAGGAGAGATTGATTACAGAGTTGTTCAGGGTTCTCAAGTTGATGGAAATGGATTTGGCAATGGTGAAGGCAGCGGTGAAGGAAGAGACACTGAAGGAGAGGCTCGAGCAAGCCAAAGCCCGATGCAGGCAAGCGATTCTCGTCGCCTTTtcgttttgattttgaaaattaatGGAGTAGtgtttggtgaagaatctaAGCCTGAAAATGATTCAATTTtgttactaaaaaccaaaaaaaaaatcagtagtTTCATCTCATTTAATTGAATTTTAGTCTCTTCATGACAGTATTCAGTGAGTCTTCTTCGCTCATCAGTCACCATTCACCACCACTCCTGGGTGATAAATTTCTTAAGTTCGATCGAATACCATAATGGTGGTAAGCGAACTAAAAATATGATGAATCGATGATGAGACAAATTAAATGAATTGATTTTCTGGAGAGAAAATTACTTATATAACTCAGAAGGAAGCATTTTATTTTCCGGCATCGCATGAATCAAATCTCCAAATCTCcatggaaaataatcctctccaattccctaaaagtgtgatgttaagaacagagaagaaagaaagaacaagactGAATTCGAGTTTCAGGAGACTCCtaacagagagagaaaggaaaagaatatCTTTATTACTTCCATAATCGTTCCTTTTACATTGTCACTGTTTATACTTCTTAACAACAATTCCCTTCCCTAACCACGTGTAACAACTATTCTAATCATGTAACAAACAACCCAACAGACAAACAGACTTATGTCAACTTGTAGTCATTTGTCCAGCTTGGCCTTCTTGTAATTCTGGTACTCCTCTTCTTGAGGCTGAGGGAGAAGGTTCCAACTTCTCTTTATCTTCCAATTCTTTATTGATAGAATCAATAACTTGCTGAAGATCTAAGTGGATAGGACTAGTCATATCATTTCCTTCCCCATAAAAAATGACCTTGTCCTCAAAGTGAAGGTCCGGAAATCTGTCAACAAAAAGGATGAAAGTCTTCCCAGGCAGCGTCTTCCACATCGAGGCCTTCCCATTGAACTAGAATCTGATGAACAATGTGGCCTTGAAAGATAACAGTCCGTGTGGCCAGTATAGCCAATGGACTATGAACTGGCTGTTGGTGAAGACTTAAAACAGGGAGAGGACTATTTGAAACAGAGTGCGGATATCCACGAAATGGCCGGAGCAGAGAAACATGGAAGACAAGGTGGATTCTACTCCCAGGTGGTAACTGAAGATGGTATTCAACCACGCCCACCCTCTTGATGACCTAAAATGGACCATAAAAGTGTGTCAGCTAAGCTTGTGACTAGAGCGATAAGCTACAGTTTGCTGCCTATAAGGTTGAAGCTTGAGTAGAACCCAATCGCCCTCATTGAAATGCAATTCACGTCTCTGGCCATCAGCAACAGGTTTCATTCTTTCCTGAGCTTTCAACAGATTTGCCATGAGGCGATAAAGTAGTGTAGTTCTATCACGGAGTTCATGTTCCACAGCCTCGACGCGAGTAGTACCGGCAATGTAATCGGGAGTAGGAGGGGGTAACCTGCCATAAAGAGCTTGAAAAGGGGACATATCAATGACAGTGTGATGAGAAGTATTATACCATAACTCAGCCCAGCTCAGAAACTTGGACCATTGAGTCGGGTTCTCATGGACAAAACAACGTAAATACTGCTCCAAGCATCTGTTGAGGACTTCAGTCTGCCCATCAGTTTGAACTAAGGGTGGTGCCACTGAGCTTAAACAATTCTCGCCAAAACTGCTGAGAAATATGGCATCCCATCTGATACAATTGTTCGGGGAAAACCATGCAATCGGACCACCATCTGAGCGAATAAATGAGCAACCTTCACAGCATTATACGTAGACGGTAAACCTCCGAAATGTGCATACTTGGATAGGCTATCCACCACTACCAAAATTACCGTAGAGCCTTGGGAAACAGGTAAACCTGTTATAAAATCTAATGAAATGTCCTCCCACACCTGCTGAGGTACTGATAATGGCTGCAACAGACATGCAGGCCTCGTAGTAAGAAACTTAGTCTGTTGACAAACTGGACACTCTTGCACAAAACTGAGTACATCCTTGCGCATGGATGGCCAAAAAAAACTGGCTGCAACCCTCTTATAGGTCTTTAAAGAACCAGCATGACCTCCCAAAGGACTGGAATGAAACTCCGTAAGAATGGGAGCCTTTAAATTGGAAGTGGAGCTGAGTACCACTCTGTTTTTAAAGTAAAGCAATCCCCCCTTGACCTCATACCCAGAATCAGTCAATAAACCAGCATGCCATTGTTGATGTAGATGCTACAACTCGGGATCCTGCACATTGGCCTCCAATAAGGCATCGATAATGTCAAAATGAGGGACTGAGAGAGTCAACTGAGAAGCCTCCTCCAATAAGTCAGGGACTCTCGATACAGCATCGACAGCAATATTATCTTTCCCTGGACAATACACAATTGTACAAGCCTAGCCCATTAATTTGCTAAGATAGTGAGGTTGCTCAGGGGTCTGGATGACCTGGTTCATCAACTCCTTTAAACTTCTATGGTCAGTTTTAATAATGAATCTCCTTCCTAACAAATAATGACGCCACTTCAAAACTGTTGCCAAAATAGCATAGAGCTCTCGTACATAATTGGAGGCAGCACGCATCCTTGGAGAAAGTTTTTTACTGAAAAAAAACTAATGGATGTCCATCTTGGCTGAGTACAGCCCCAATCCCTACCCCTGAGGCATCAGTTTCCACCTCAAAATCCAACGCAAAGTTAGGTAAAGCCAAAACAGGGGCTGAAGTCATCTTTGCCTTAAAATCCTCAAAGGCTTGTTGCGCAGGCTCAGACCACTGGAATGCATCCTTCTTAAGCAAATCAGTTAGAGGGGCCGCAATACTAGCATAAAGTCGAATAAACTTCTTGTAGTATCCAGTGAAGCCCAAAAATCCTTTGATTTGCTTTAAATTCTGTGGTATTGGCCATTGTAACATAGCATTGATCTTATCGTTGTCAACTTTAACACCCCAACGAGAAACAATATGGCCTAAATACTCCATAGATTCTTGGCAAAAAAGGCATTTACTCAGCTTAGCAAATAGGTGATTATCAAGCAAACATTGAAGCACAATCTTCAAATGGGAAACATGCGCAACAATAGAAGCACTATAAATCAATATATCATCGAAGAAGACAATCACAAACTTGCGGAGGTAAGGTCTAAAAACAATATTCATAATGGACTGGAATGTTGAAGGAGCATTTGTCAAACCAAAGGGCATGACAACAAACTCGTAGTGCCCTTCATGAGTACAAAATGCAGTCTTATGAACATCACCATCATGAACTCGAATCTAATGATATCCTGCACGTAAATCTAGTTTAGTGAATATACTAGCACCATGTAACTCATCCATGAGCTCCTCAATGGTTGGAATGGGAAACCTATCCCGCACTGTAATGGCATTTAAGGCCCTATAATCAATGCAGAAACGCCATGTGCCATCCTTCTTTTTGACAAGTAGAACAGGGGATGAAAATGGGCTTGTGTTGAGCCAAATGATTCCTTGCTCTAACATTTCTGCAACCAGTCTTTCAATCTCATACTTCTGAAAGTGTGGGTACTTGTAAGGTCGGACATTGACTAGTTTCAAATTTGGTAATGGATGAATGTGGTGATCAAGGGCCCTTGGAGGAGGTAGAATGCTGGGAATGCTGAACACCTGCTGGAACTCATCCATTAAATGTTGAATAGCCGGATGAACTGATGTTGGTTCGGAATCAAGCTCATGAAACACCTGCAGATGGAACATAGAAGCAATGCCCTCCAGAGAAACTAATTTCTTTAAATGCTTCAAGTGCAAAGTTCTCCTTGAAGAAAAGGTTCACCAACTAAATGAACTTTATTACCATTCCACATAAAATCCATTGTTAACAGCTTATAATCCGTGACCACCGGTCCTAGCAACTCCAGCCATTGAATTCCAAACACTATCTCGGCACCCTCTATGGGTAAAACAAACAAATCCACAGTAAAAGCATTTCCTTGAAGGATAATTGTCACGGTCTTCCACCGGTGTTTGCAGACAAAAAATTCCCCATTCCCCATACAAACCTTGAACAACTTACATGGGGTAATTGTTAAACCCAATCTGGTAGCAACACTTTCTTTAATAAAGTTGTGTGTACTACCACTATCAATCAGAATTTGGAGGAGATGTTCGGCAAGATTACCTGTCAATCTGATTGTTCTGGGGTTAAGTTGCCCTGCAAAAGCATGCATACTGATCTCATGCAAGGAAGTATCCTCATAGGTTTCATCTGTAAGTGCCATACAATCTGCATCAGTTTCTTCTTCCATAGAGTCACCTATTAACAATAAGAAACGCTGCTTGCATTTGTGACCTGGAGAATACTTTTCCTCACAATTATAGCAAAGACCCTTCTCCCTTCTAGCAGTAAGTTCCGCAGAAGATAGGTGCTTGATAGGGAGTTGCTTAGCCATTGTTGAACTGGGTAAAACTGGTAAGTGTTTAGACACAGCATGTGGAGGTCCCAAGACCCCAGAATTGTGCTCAGATTGTTTCAACTAGGCTGGCTTCCAAGATTGCCGATGATCCAAGTACTTTTGCTCATGAAGCTTGGCCAAACTCATCGCATGAAGGAGAGAAACTGGTTGAGCAACCAAGAGTTCTATGCGCAACTCTAGTTTCAACCCAGAAACAAAAATGTTGATCAAGAATGTCTCAGATAACCCAGAAACTTTAGTAGACAATTCCTCCAATTGATCCTGGTACAAGGCGACTGTAGAAGTTTGCTGCAATCGCACTAATGCCCCTCGATGATCCTCAAAAAGAGAAGGACCAAATTGAATAGCTACAACCTATAAAAACTCTTTCCAACCATGAATCAATCCATTGGATTGCATCCACTGGTACCAATTTAGGGCTACCCCATCAAGATGAAAAGAGAAAATCAGCAGGCGTTGTTCTTCAGGGGTACTATGGAAATCAAAGAATTTCtgtattttgaaaatccaaCCAGTAACATCTGTTCCATCAAATCGTGAAACTTTCAAGCGCATGAATCATGAATTGGCTGAAACCCCTCCATGGCTTAGAAGAGAATGGGATGAATCACCTGGAATTGAAGTATCCTTTTGAGAAATCACCTCCATAAGCAATGTCTACAAGCTCATCAAACACTGAGTAACCTCATCAAGCTTCGTTGTCTTTCTTGTACTGATTATGGCTGGCCTGCAGATTTTGGATTTGTTCATCAACCTTCGAACGGGTACCCTCGGCCATGGTGgtagaaaaaaatgaaagcaccaattTGTTAAGAACAGAGACGAAAGAAAGAACCAAAACTGAATTCGAGTTTCAGGGGACtcctaagagagagagaaaggaaaagaatatttttattacttccataATCGTTCCTTTTACATTGTCATTATTTATACTTCTTAACAACAGTAAATTCCCTTCCCTAACCATGTGTAACAACTATTCTAACCATGTAAAAAAACAACCCAACGGACAAACAGACTTAACTCAACTTGTAGTCCTTTGTCCAGCTTGGCTTTCTTGTAATTCTGGTACTCTTCCTGTTTTGGTGGACTTAGTAACAGAGGCTGAGGGAGAAGGTTCCAGCTTCTCTTTATCTTCCAATTCTTTATTGATAGAATCAATAACTTGCTGATGATCTAAGTGAATAAGACTAGTCATATCATGTGCAGTGCGACAGTGCCaagtggagatgttgacacctgatAGTTCAGACATCCAACGATGCACTACATACAATCCTATCTATCCAATTGTTGAAAGCATGATTGTGCAtcatgcacggtcgtgtatgAAACCTTTTGCCTTTTAGAGGGGTCATAAGATTAAAATTGTCTATTAATTAAAATCTGCAACCGAACAATTGCACCGataaaagaagaaacaacagGAATTGAGgaaaaggaacaagaaaaaTTGGAGAGAAaggctaccaaatctgaaaaatctAAAATTTGAAGGCTCTAGCAACAAGATGAACTACCCCTCTTATTAATAGAACGAGTAACAAAAGTCTACACTAGAAGGTGGTCCCTTGAGATAATAGTAACGTATTTATATCTACTGATAGCAATTCCATAGGTGTATTATTGTCTCTTGGGTTCcactgatggcaatgccgaaagTGGTCTCTTGTTATGTATTCTTCATGTCTAGGTATGCCTAGATGTTAAATTGTGTACATCCTATTTATAATATCTTTTTGCTgatctttaaaaataaaataaaaaaaacaaaataaaaaaggtgaaagAGAATCATCACCTAGATTAGGTTTAAGACCCACAAATGATGTCCCTCCTTTGCAGGAGGGAGACTAAATTAATTCCGACCTGATGGCAGGTAAAATGTTAGGCACACCCCCAAGATACTAGGCCGAAACCGGTCTTCCTATA
The nucleotide sequence above comes from Telopea speciosissima isolate NSW1024214 ecotype Mountain lineage chromosome 3, Tspe_v1, whole genome shotgun sequence. Encoded proteins:
- the LOC122654828 gene encoding uncharacterized protein LOC122654828, which encodes MASHALQFLLSRTKPLHLSLNHQIPQTVNPSLLTFHNVVRQKTFFTQCAWNSNSVPQIDSPNPNSDSNEDREAEGFQIEKRRKSVILQDRKSRVGLVKPEPPNFEIGWKRTKEIQTEKPKGYVIADVLEKLEFLMGTEYGSEELLAKTGEIVAERAREEAEILREEGAVEERLITELFRVLKLMEMDLAMVKAAVKEETLKERLEQAKARCRQAILVAFSF